Genomic window (Acipenser ruthenus unplaced genomic scaffold, fAciRut3.2 maternal haplotype, whole genome shotgun sequence):
gacacacacactgagacacacacactgagagacacacacacacactgagagacacacacactgagagacacacacacacacacacactgagacacacacactgagagacacacagacacacactgagacacagacacacactgagacacacagacacacactgagacacacagacacacactgagacacacagacacacactgagacacagacacacactgagacacacacactgagagacacagacacacacacacacgcagtataAACAGCTATCCACATCAACATGTTTTACTGTTTCTTCCAAATACATTGCAACTGTAATTGATTAGGAATCCCACGATGCACTGCAACTGCAATTGATTAGGAATCCCACGATGCACTGCAACTGTAATTGATTAGGAATCCCACGATGCACTGCAACTGCAATAGATAAGCGATCCCACAATGCATTGCAACTACAATGGATTAGGAATCCGACAATGCATTTTAACTCAATGGATTTGAACCGGTTCTCGTCTCTCACTCACCCGCTTCACTGCCAGCGTGGCGATGCCCAGCATCGCCGCCCCCCCGACCCCCAGCACCAGCTTGGCGTTGGAGAGGACAAAATCGATGGCGCTCCCCACCCCGttatcctccttcctccctttgggGTCCCTCTCGACCCCCGACATCGCAACacctgaaaaacacaagagagTCTCGTATCACACACATTACAAACACAGCGAGGGGAACCGGAcccccgctgcacagcagtgtgatccagtcctggtttcacgaggagtttaataataagacacacctgagcttgttagctagacacactgggggctgatcaagctggtagcagtaaaacctggactggatcacactgctgtgcgataggagtctgattcccatccctgatctctctgtctaaatatcccacagttcccagcaatatcctgtagctctcttcactataaaatcagctacaaacctccttcaaccagtCTATCAaaagggctgggaatcagactcttattgcacagcagtgtgatccagtccaggttttactgctaccagcttgatcagcccccagtgtgtctagctaacaagctcaggtgtgtctgattattaaactcctagtgaaaccaggactgaatcacactgctgtgcagcgggagtctgattcccagccctgtagatagactttggttgaaggaggttcgtagctgattttatagtgaagagagctacaggatattgctgggaactatgggatatttagacagagagatcagggatggGAAATAAGATCTCCAGGAATCCTAGAACCCACCCTTACCTGCGAGTCTGTGTTATGTCTATCTTCCAAATCCTATCGCCTCCTCCTCCCAACTCGAACCTGGGGTTCAGCTTCCGTGAAGTTTCTGCGAGAACGTCCCCGTCTGTTTATCCCTCATGTCACGGCGACTTTAATGTTTTCTGTATTTCAAGAAGATTCCGGTCTTCTAGAGCAGATCTAGATTCGACCTCAACGGcgattttaaaaaaagtcttcACTGGAGCATTCTGCAGCGTTCCGAGAAGATCGGCTTCATTGAGGAGTTCTAGATTAATCTGGTAGCTCTAGAAGCGTTCTAGGTCAGTTCACAGTTCCAGAGCGTTTCTCAGTGTGTCTAAATTCGCTATGCGTTTGTTTTCCgctatttattaaaaagaaaatacatctcAGTCATTATGCTTCAGCTGTGTTTGCTTCTAGAGTTCTATGATAAAGTTCTAGATCAGATTCTCGCCTCCTCTGTGCAAAGGTTCTCGATTCTTCTTCTAAAATTTCTTGAACAGTTTTCCCCACACAGGTTCCCCCTTGGGGTTCCAGAACATTCCCCGACCTGTATTTCCACAAGAAAGATCCTTGCTTGGGGTTCTAGAACTGTTCTATGGTTCCAGACTCTAGACCAGCCCGCCCAGGCCGCTGTGCAGGAAGAAGAGCCCCCTCTTCAGCGCGAGCTCCCTCGCCCCCTCCTCCCGCAGCCCCTGGCAACGGCGGAACTCCCGGCTCAGCGCCGCGCGGTAGTAGTTGCGGTCGGTGTGCTGTAGGGGGCGCCCCGCTCTGAGCAGGGCTCTATAGAGCTGCAGCACTGCTGAGCGAGACCAGCCGCCCATCGGAGAGGAGAGACAACTGTGAAGagaataagagagagagagagaggtcagatACAcatgagagaagagagaggaggcagggagagggggagcgagaggagagagagggagacagaggagagaggagagagacaaagGAGAGAGaaggcagagagacagaggggagagaggagggtagagagagagaggagacagaggagagagaggagagagagggagacagaggggagagagagagacagaggggagagaggaggcagggagagagagagacagaggagagaaagagagcgacagaggagagagcgagagacagaggagagagacaaAGGAGAGAGaaggcagagagacagaggggagagagagggagacagggggagagagaggagggtagagagagagaggagacagaggggagagagaagaggcagggagagagagagggagagacagagaaggcagagagagacagagaaggagagagagagagggagagagagagggagagagagagaaggcagagagagagagagaaggagggagagagagagagagagagaggaggcagggAGGCGGGAAAGACATCAGCCACCCATCTGAGAGGAAATAAACCTGCTATGAGATGAAACTGAGCTCAGATCcacatcagagagagagagaggagagagaaaaacagaggaggcagggggagagagaggaaagagtgGCAATGAAAGGAAGgtgggaagagagagagaaagggaagagagagagagagaggggagaagagacagggggagaggagagagactaTCAGAAGTGAACAGGGATGTTCTGAAGTATTTATCTACAGTTTACATCAAAGTGCATTTTCACCAGTTTCAAAAATGCTTcacattaagattttttttttttaaaaaaacagctgggtttttacaaggaaacaaaacaaaaaccagtcAAAACAGAAGTATTGTTATTTAAGATtacttctattaaaaaaaaaaaaagtataatgatTGTGCGTCACCGATTAGAATTAAATTATATAAACTAGTTTAAAATAACAAAGTTTATTATGACTAACATAGCAAAAGACTCGGGCGACTACTGTGATAGAAATGCTACAGAAAATaggatatataaaataaacatttgatttaaatacattgtcatgaagaaatgtattaaattatatatataaacatatataaacaACATCACTCGACGGGTCTATATAAATAATTATCAATACTTTACTGGGAGACATTTTAAAACGCTGTTAAGGCTCACTTAATTTTGACAAAACAATTCGGAGCACATTCTGAGGTAAAATTAGTCAATTTAAGActtaatttaaattatattttaacgAAGTCGCTCGCTGTTTTTTTCAGCGGCCTAGTAGCGTTACGTTACCATGCGCgtggccattaaaaaaaaataaaaattaataataaataaacacaaattagtTAGTCTCCCGTTGTATtattcttattaataatattattgaaATTATATACACGTTTTGAAGCTTATTTCAAAGTGTAGGATATATTACATATTAAAACATTTGAGGAAACATTTGAAAAAGTCTCGCTAGGCTTttcagtttgattaaaaaaaaaaaaaagtcgtctttttttttaattgaatttcaaAACGACGATTGATATTTTGCATATGGCTTTAGCAACAGTAAAAATATCACAGGAGTCAAATTTCACAAACAAATGAGGcggttaaaattaaattaaattttaaaaaatatatctttcaaCCGACGCGACCGAACGTAAAATTCAAATCAAACAACATTCTTTTTCAGTTAACGATTCATTAATACAATAGGCAGTTgggttatatatgttatatactaaatataaatacatatatatatataattctacacTTCATTCATAAAGAAATCTCTTATGACCTTTCCgttttttttatcagcaaaaTCCACAGTTACCATTACAAAGAAACACCCggcgtgtctgtgtttgtttaccTTGATATCAGTACTTACTGTGATAAAACCGGGTTTTAATTTCGCGTTTTTATTCTTGTAAAAATTCAAAGTGTTTTTCCACCCTGTCTCTGGGTCAcagtatctgattttttttttgcaaaagtaCTAATGGCGACCTCCAAATATAACTGGGTCCGGTTCAACGAAGCATTTGTACCGTATCGTCAAGAATATAAACGCGTTTCAAAACCCACGCCTTAACTTTCTTtacctaaccactgagctcctcaaaccccactgccttccacactgcagcccagcgctttctttatctaaccactgagctcctcaaaccccactgccttccacactgcagcccagcgctttctttatctaaccactgagctcctcaaaccccactgccttccacgctgcagcccagcgctttctttatctaaccactgagctcctcaaaccccactgccttccacgctgcagcccagcgctttctttatctaaccactgagctcctcaaaccccactgccttccacactgcagcccagcgctttctttatctaaccactgagctcctcaaaccccactgccttccacactgcagcccagcgctttctttatctaaccactgagctcctcaaaccccactgccttccacactgcagcccagcgctttctttatctaaccactgagctcctcaaaccccactgccttccacactgcagcccagcgctttctttatctaaccgctgagctcctcaaaccccactgccttccacactgcagcccagcgctttctttatctaaccactgagctcctcaaaccccactgccttccacactgcagcccagcgctttctttatctaaccactgagctcctcaaaccccactgccttccacactgcagcccagcgctttctttatctaaccgctgagctcctcaaaccccactgccttccacactgcagcccagcgctttctttatctaaccactgagctcctcaaaccccactgccttccacactgcagcccagcgctttctttatctaaccactgagctcctcaaaccccactgccttccacactgcagcccagcgctttctttatctaaccgctgagctcctcaaaccccactgccttccacactgcagcccagcgctttctttatctaaccactgagctcctcaaaccccactgccttccacactgcagcccagcgctttctttatctaaccactgagctcctcaaaccccactgccttccacactgcagcccagcgctttctttatctaaccactgagctcctcaaaccccactgccttccacactgcagcccagcgctttctttatctaaccactgagctcctcaaaccccactgccttccacactgcagcccagcgctttctttatctaaccactgagctcctcaaaccccactgccttccacactgcagcccagcgctttctttatctaaccactgagctcctcaaaccccaccgccttccacactgcagcccagcgctttctttatctaaccactgagctcctcaaaccccactgccttccacactgcagcccagcgctttctttatctaaccactgagctcctcaaaccccactgccttccacactgcagcccagcgctttctttatctaaccactgagctcctcaaaccccactgccttccacactgcagcccagcgctttctttatctaaccactgagctcctcaaaccccactgccttccacactgcagcccagcgctttctttatctaaccactgagctcctcaaaccccactgccttccacactgcagcccagcactttctttatctaacccctGAGCTCCTCTAAAGTTTGGATAagtattttgtttctttgactctgagttcaggagctgcccgTATCTTTAAACGACCCagtgccagcgccatctagtgcacacctagtgtattgccagcaaaaacaAACTTGAGTGGATGAAACTCTCTCCTGTATGATGGACGACGTAACCCATAGTCTGCTTGTAACGGAGCGTGCTTGTATTCAATCAATACAATAAACTAGACCTTATTTTCACTTCCTTTACATGTTAGCGGTGTGTGTTCTAGACTTCTAGAACCTAGAACAGAGGCACCTAGAACAGGCTAGCACTTTCATTGCAGGAAAACGCTCCAAAATATACCTTTTACAAACAAAGCagtctttttaaattaattaattaattaattatttttaacttggctgGTTTCTTTTTTTGCACATGAAAATATTTTGTCGGATCACTAAGCTCCCAATGAAATTAGTTTCGCAGAAATTCCTGGCAAACAAACAGCATTTTTGTTCAGTATTACACTGGCACGGCCGCTGGCTTTTCGCAGAGCGCTGAGAGTTtttctgaattatttatttattttttatttaattgtatttcctAATTGAAATCACAGAGTATATATTAAGCtcacagactctctcacacacacagactctcacagactcacacacacgctcacacagactcacacacacacacacagactctcacagaatcacacacacgctcacacagactcacacacacacacacagactcacacacacacacacagactctcacacacacacagactctctcacacagtcacagactctcacagactcacacacacagactcacacacactctcacagactcacacacacagacacccactctcacagactcacacacacacacactctcacacacacacacagactcacacacacgctcacactgactcacacacacacacagactctcacagactcacacacaccctcacagactcacacacacacacactctcacacacatacacagactcacacacacacacacacacacagactcacacacacacacagactcacacacacacacagactctctcacacacacacagactcacacacacacacacacacagactcacacacactctcacagactcacacacacacacagactctctcacacagacacagactctcacagactcacacacacagactcacacacactctcacagactcacacacacagacacacactctcacagactcacacacacacactctcacacacacacacagactcacacacacgctcacactgactcacacacacacaccctcacagactcacacagactctcacagactcacacagactctcacagactcacacagactctcacagactcacacacactctcacagactctcacagactcacacacacacacactctcagagtctcacgcacacactcacaaactCGCTCAATCACTCACTCGCGTTTCGGGAAAGAAAGAAACAGCACAGCAGAACTTTCTGAGGTGAGTAAGCTCTCTACAGTCCTCTGTTGAATGTGTTACAATGAATTTAGCAGCTTGATGAGTTCCAGTGGTTCTGTGTGATACTAAACaggtatagggcagctacaatggggtgaggctggtagaatgggaccacagtgtgctaactataccctcaatgatcttcaatggcagacagacagacagcggcactgcaatggctctgtattacactgaggggcgatggtagcacaagtatagggcagctgcaatggggtgaggctggtagaatgggaccacagtgtgctaactataccctcaatgatcttcaatggcagacagacagacagcggcactgcaatggctctgtattacactgagaggcaatggtagcacaagtatagggcagctacaatggggtgaggctggtagaatgggaccacagtgtgctcactataccaaAGCAGTAAACTCATGTTAGCGAATGGAAGTCTAATGTTTTAAATTCAGCTGCGTTCAGAGCTACAGAATCTTAAATACAGCCAAGTTTGGAATTCAAAATCTGTCTTTCCCGTTTCAAAGTAAGAATCTGATATAGAAACATTCCTCACATTTCTACGCAATTGGTTTTAGACAGGAGAGTCGTTTATTTGGAAAATCACCGTGAGATTTAACTAACCCAATAAAGGAAATCAAATATATAGCAGTCGCTACGGCAACCACAATttagggtatagtgagcacactgtcgtcccattctaccagcctcaccccattgtagctgccctatacttgtgctaccattgccccccccagtgtaatacagagccattgcagtgccgctgtctgtctgtctgccattgaagatcattgagggtatagttagcacactgtggtcccattctaccagcctcaccccattgtagctgccctatacttgtgctaccattgcccctcagtgtaatacagagccattgcagtgccgctgtctgtctgtctgccattgaagatcattgagggtatagttagcacactgtggtcccattctaccagcctcaccccattgtagctgccctatacttgtgctaccattgcccctcagtgtaatacagagccattgcagcgccgctgtctgtctgtctgccattgaagatcattagtTCAGggtctgctctctcctctctcatctctccctcttctcttcactttcctctcttctcttctctcccctcttctctctccctcctcttctcctctctcctctccctctctcctcttctcctctctcttctctcctctcctctctctcctctcctcttcctctcttctCTAccccccctctcttctctctcctcttctcctctctcttctctcctcttctctctccctcctcttctcctctctcctcttctcctctccctctctcctcttctcctctctcttctctcctcccctctctctcctctcctcttcctctcttctctaccccccctctctctcctctcctctcctctctctcctctcctcttcttctctctcctctccctctctcccccctgtcgtggaaattctaaataaaaggaagagagactgcgagttccaaacacacaggcgtttatttcttaagtttgcaaattgaaaacactctcagcacacagggtgcgagataatcatcgagcagtgttccaacatacagagttagatcagtttcttatataccttaaaactgtcagcaaggcagagggttagccaatgatgattcaggtattagcatatagAGAAAACTTCTAACTATGCATACGTgccataaaactaagcaagcagataaaaagcaagcagataaaaggatgggtggtttgggtatacgtgtaaaaagacacgtctggctcatccttttatcttcacagccgcagctgcagtgtaggcatcttgcagTTCCTTATCTtaggcaaagcatacaaggttatgtgaCCATGGTTATGGGAGTGCGAAATACCAGTACCTTTCTGTTGTGGAGCTAATCCTATTTTCTGtaatcctctctcctctctcctctctcctctctcctctcctctcttctctctccttctcctctcctctcctctctcctctacccCCTCTTCTcacctctcttctctcctctcctcccctcctcctccttcctcacctctctctcctctctctctccctctcctctcccccctctcctctctcccctctcctcctctctctccctctccctctcctctctctctcctctcttctctcctctcttctctcctctcctcttcctctctcctcccctctcttctcccctctctcccctcctctcttctctcccctctcttctctcccctctcttctctctcctctccccctctcccctctctcccctcctctcctctcttcttcctctctcctctctctcccctctctcccctcctctcctctctcctctcctctctcctctcctctctccactcttctctctccactctcctctcttctctcttctctcctctcctctcctctttcctatcctctcttctctctctcctctacccccctctcttctcccctctctcccctcctctcctctctcctctcttctctctctcctctctcctctctctgcaggaTGTCTCTTCCGAACTTCCCAATCCCGAACCTCGACACCACTCTGCAGGAAGCTGGGCGGGTGCTGGGGCTGATCCTGCCCCTGGAGGAGTTCCAGAGATACCAGAGCGCCCTCCGGAGGCAGGAGGCCGAACTGCAGGAGATCCACGTCCGATTCACAGCCCGGGCGACCGGCCGGGAAAACTGGGGAACGGAGGAGTTTAAGAGTCGCCTCCTCTCCTgccccaaccccatccccacctccaccgccctccCCGTGCTCCTGCAGCCCTCCGCGGTCCAGGGGACCCCCCAACTGGAGGGGGGACCCCAGCTAGCCCGGGCCGCTGCCCTGCTCTGGGCCGCGGCCAAGATCCACAGCGACCCCCGGCTTCTAGAAGGAGACGCAGCGCTGGAGCAGACCCAGAGATCAGAGCTGTTCTCAGCGTGCAGAGAGCCGGGAGAGACCAGGGATCAGATCAAGGTAGCTGAGAGACAcccagtgtttgattgctgactagagcacagtgtttgactatagcagctagactagagcacagtgtttgactatagcagctagactagagcacagtgtttgattgactatagcagctagactagagcacagtgtttgattgactatagcaactagactagagcacagtgtttgattgactatagcagctagactagagcacagtgtttgattgactatagcagctagactagagcacagtgtttgattgactatagcagctagactagagcacagtgtttgattgactatagcagctagtctagagcacagtgtttgattgactatagcagctagactagagcacagtgtttgattgactatagcagctagactagagcacagtgtttgactatagcagctagactagagcacagtgtttgattgactatagcagctagactagagcacagtgtttgattgactatagcagctagactagagcacagtgtttgattgactatagcagctagactagagcacagtgtttgattgactatagcagctagactagagcacagtgtttgattgctgactatagcagctagactagagcacagtgtttgattgactatagcagctagactagagcacagtgtttgattgactatagcagctagactacagcacagtgtttgattgactatagcagctagactagagcacagtgtttgattgactatagcagctagactacagcacagtgtttgattgact
Coding sequences:
- the LOC131734224 gene encoding mitochondrial ribosome and complex I assembly factor AltMIEF1-like yields the protein MGGWSRSAVLQLYRALLRAGRPLQHTDRNYYRAALSREFRRCQGLREEGARELALKRGLFFLHSGLGGLV